In Daucus carota subsp. sativus chromosome 4, DH1 v3.0, whole genome shotgun sequence, one DNA window encodes the following:
- the LOC108219001 gene encoding probable cyclic nucleotide-gated ion channel 5 isoform X2, which translates to MNNCGFNIEGLGRGSHATKTPSKSFKQGMRKGSEGLKSIGRSFGFGVSRAVFPEDLKVSENKIFDPQDKFLLLCNKLFFVSCIVAVSIDPLFFYLPVFHKSSYCLGVDRKLAIIATTLRTVIDVFYLIRMALQFRTAYIAPSSRVFGRGELVIVPAEIAKRYLKSYFIVDFLAVLPVPQIVIWRFLHTSDASDVLATKQALLCVILLQYIPRLLRIMPLTSELKRTAGVFAESAWAGAVYYLLLYMLASHFVGAFWYLLSVERYDTCWQRACEDSGSCKTNFLYCGDQNLQSYEAYNSWVNISESVINEKCGVDGEDEPFDFGIFKQALSSNIVYSKKFISKYCYCLWWGLQNLSTLGQGLQTSTYPGESIFSIALAIFGLILFALLIGNMQTYLQSLTIRLEEMRVKRRDSEQWMHHRLLPQDLRERVRRYDQYKWLETRGVDEEALVHGLPKDLRRDIKRHLCLALVKRVPLFENMDERLLDAICERLKPCLYTESTYIVREGDPVDEMLFIIRGRLESVTTDGGRSGFFNRSLLKEGDFCGEELLTWALDPKSGVNLPSSTRTGKALTEVEAFALTADELKFVASQFRRLHSRQVQHTFRFYSQQWRTWAACFIQAAWRRYTKRKILELRRKEEEAEEMANSNASSGSYSLGATFLASRFAANALRGVHRNRNLKSARELVKLQKPSEPDFTAEAD; encoded by the exons ATGAACAATTGTGGTTTTAACATAGAAGGTTTAGGTCGTGGTAGTCATGCGACAAAAACCCCATCTAAATCTTTTAAGCAGGGGATGAGAAAAGGTTCTGAAGGACTTAAGTCCATTGGCCGATCATTTGGCTTTGGCGTTTCTCGAGCTGTGTTCCCAGAAGATCTTAAAGTTTCAGAAAACAAGATATTTGACCCGCAGGACAAATTCCTCCTGTTGTGCAATAAACTATTCTTCGTTTCATGTATTGTGGCAGTGTCTATCGATCCACTGTTCTTCTACCTTCCAGTTTTTCATAAATCATCATATTGTTTGGGTGTTGATAGGAAGCTAGCGATTATTGCTACAACACTGCGCACAGTCATTGATGTATTCTATTTAATACGCATGGCTCTTCAATTCCGCACTGCTTATATTGCACCCTCATCTCGGGTTTTTGGACGAGGTGAGCTTGTGATAGTACCTGCAGAGATTGCCAAGCGATACTTGAAGAGCTATTTTATAGTCGATTTTCTGGCAGTACTGCCAGTGCCACAG ATAGTTATCTGGAGATTTCTGCATACTTCAGATGCATCTGATGTATTGGCTACAAAGCAAGCCTTACTTTGTGTTATATTGCTTCAGTACATTCCTAGGTTGCTGCGCATCATGCCATTAACTTCAGAACTGAAAAGGACTGCTGGGGTCTTTGCTGAATCAGCGTGGGCAGGTGCTGTATACTACTTGTTGCTGTACATGCTTGCAAGTCAT TTTGTTGGGGCTTTTTGGTATCTGTTATCTGTAGAACGTTATGATACATGCTGGCAGAGAGCTTGTGAAGATAGTGGAAGCTGCAAAACAAACTTTTTGTATTGTGGAGATCAGAACTTGCAGAGCTATGAAGCCTACAATAGTTGGGTCAACATCAGCGAGTCCGTTATTAATGAAAAGTGTGGTGTAGATGGTGAGGATGAGCCATTTGATTTTGGGATATTTAAACAGGCTTTGTCATCTAATATTGTTTATTCTAAAAAGTTCATTTCTAAGTACTGTTACTGCCTGTGGTGGGGACTACAAAATTTGAG TACACTTGGCCAAGGACTTCAAACCAGCACTTATCCCGGAGAGTCCATATTTTCAATTGCGTTAGCCATATTTGGCCTCATTCTCTTTGCTTTATTGATTGGTAACATGCAG ACATACCTTCAGTCTCTTACTATTCGACTGGAAGAGATGAGGGTTAAAAGGCGTGACTCAGAGCAATGGATGCATCATCGCTTACTTCCGCAAGATCTTCGGGAAAGAGTTAGAAGATATGATCAGTATAAGTGGTTGGAAACGCGAGGAGTAGATGAAGAGGCTTTGGTCCATGGCCTTCCAAAGGATCTTAGAAGAGACATTAAGCGCCATCTTTGTCTGGCTTTGGTGAAAAGG GTTCCTTTGTTTGAAAATATGGATGAGAGGTTGCTGGATGCAATTTGTGAGCGGCTGAAACCATGTCTGTACACGGAGAGTACCTATATAGTCCGAGAAGGAGATCCAGTTGATGAGATGCTATTCATAATACGTGGCCGCCTGGAGAGTGTCACCACTGATGGAGGGAGAAGCGGTTTTTTCAACCGCAGTTTACTGAAAGAAGGGGATTTCTGTGGTGAGGAACTTTTAACTTGGGCACTGGACCCAAAATCTGGTGTAAACTTGCCGTCATCTACTCGGACAGGGAAAGCTTTGACAGAGGTGGAAGCTTTTGCTCTAACAGCTGATGAGCTAAAATTTGTTGCCTCTCAATTCAGGCGGCTTCACAGTAGACAGGTTCAGCACACATTTCGCTTCTACTCACAGCAATGGAGGACTTGGGCTGCTTGTTTTATTCAAGCTGCTTGGCGGAGATACACCAAAAGGAAGATATTGGAACTTCGACGGAAGGAAGAAGAAGCAGAAGAGATGGCCAACAGCAATGCTAGTAGTGGTTCATATAGCCTTGGCGCAACCTTCCTAGCTTCTAGGTTTGCAGCTAATGCTCTTCGTGGTGTCCACCGAAATCGAAATCTGAAGAGTGCCAGAGAACTGGTAAAGCTACAAAAACCCTCAGAACCTGATTTCACAGCCGAAGCAGATTAA
- the LOC108219001 gene encoding probable cyclic nucleotide-gated ion channel 5 isoform X1 has translation MFGSKSDYLGGQRDKFARLDDLDSRLSSPSSSVAMNNCGFNIEGLGRGSHATKTPSKSFKQGMRKGSEGLKSIGRSFGFGVSRAVFPEDLKVSENKIFDPQDKFLLLCNKLFFVSCIVAVSIDPLFFYLPVFHKSSYCLGVDRKLAIIATTLRTVIDVFYLIRMALQFRTAYIAPSSRVFGRGELVIVPAEIAKRYLKSYFIVDFLAVLPVPQIVIWRFLHTSDASDVLATKQALLCVILLQYIPRLLRIMPLTSELKRTAGVFAESAWAGAVYYLLLYMLASHFVGAFWYLLSVERYDTCWQRACEDSGSCKTNFLYCGDQNLQSYEAYNSWVNISESVINEKCGVDGEDEPFDFGIFKQALSSNIVYSKKFISKYCYCLWWGLQNLSTLGQGLQTSTYPGESIFSIALAIFGLILFALLIGNMQTYLQSLTIRLEEMRVKRRDSEQWMHHRLLPQDLRERVRRYDQYKWLETRGVDEEALVHGLPKDLRRDIKRHLCLALVKRVPLFENMDERLLDAICERLKPCLYTESTYIVREGDPVDEMLFIIRGRLESVTTDGGRSGFFNRSLLKEGDFCGEELLTWALDPKSGVNLPSSTRTGKALTEVEAFALTADELKFVASQFRRLHSRQVQHTFRFYSQQWRTWAACFIQAAWRRYTKRKILELRRKEEEAEEMANSNASSGSYSLGATFLASRFAANALRGVHRNRNLKSARELVKLQKPSEPDFTAEAD, from the exons ATGTTCGGTTCTAAGTCTGATTATCTGGGTGGCCAGAGGGACAAGTTTGCAAG GCTGGATGACTTGGACTCTAGATTATCATCACCATCTTCCTCAGTTGCAATGAACAATTGTGGTTTTAACATAGAAGGTTTAGGTCGTGGTAGTCATGCGACAAAAACCCCATCTAAATCTTTTAAGCAGGGGATGAGAAAAGGTTCTGAAGGACTTAAGTCCATTGGCCGATCATTTGGCTTTGGCGTTTCTCGAGCTGTGTTCCCAGAAGATCTTAAAGTTTCAGAAAACAAGATATTTGACCCGCAGGACAAATTCCTCCTGTTGTGCAATAAACTATTCTTCGTTTCATGTATTGTGGCAGTGTCTATCGATCCACTGTTCTTCTACCTTCCAGTTTTTCATAAATCATCATATTGTTTGGGTGTTGATAGGAAGCTAGCGATTATTGCTACAACACTGCGCACAGTCATTGATGTATTCTATTTAATACGCATGGCTCTTCAATTCCGCACTGCTTATATTGCACCCTCATCTCGGGTTTTTGGACGAGGTGAGCTTGTGATAGTACCTGCAGAGATTGCCAAGCGATACTTGAAGAGCTATTTTATAGTCGATTTTCTGGCAGTACTGCCAGTGCCACAG ATAGTTATCTGGAGATTTCTGCATACTTCAGATGCATCTGATGTATTGGCTACAAAGCAAGCCTTACTTTGTGTTATATTGCTTCAGTACATTCCTAGGTTGCTGCGCATCATGCCATTAACTTCAGAACTGAAAAGGACTGCTGGGGTCTTTGCTGAATCAGCGTGGGCAGGTGCTGTATACTACTTGTTGCTGTACATGCTTGCAAGTCAT TTTGTTGGGGCTTTTTGGTATCTGTTATCTGTAGAACGTTATGATACATGCTGGCAGAGAGCTTGTGAAGATAGTGGAAGCTGCAAAACAAACTTTTTGTATTGTGGAGATCAGAACTTGCAGAGCTATGAAGCCTACAATAGTTGGGTCAACATCAGCGAGTCCGTTATTAATGAAAAGTGTGGTGTAGATGGTGAGGATGAGCCATTTGATTTTGGGATATTTAAACAGGCTTTGTCATCTAATATTGTTTATTCTAAAAAGTTCATTTCTAAGTACTGTTACTGCCTGTGGTGGGGACTACAAAATTTGAG TACACTTGGCCAAGGACTTCAAACCAGCACTTATCCCGGAGAGTCCATATTTTCAATTGCGTTAGCCATATTTGGCCTCATTCTCTTTGCTTTATTGATTGGTAACATGCAG ACATACCTTCAGTCTCTTACTATTCGACTGGAAGAGATGAGGGTTAAAAGGCGTGACTCAGAGCAATGGATGCATCATCGCTTACTTCCGCAAGATCTTCGGGAAAGAGTTAGAAGATATGATCAGTATAAGTGGTTGGAAACGCGAGGAGTAGATGAAGAGGCTTTGGTCCATGGCCTTCCAAAGGATCTTAGAAGAGACATTAAGCGCCATCTTTGTCTGGCTTTGGTGAAAAGG GTTCCTTTGTTTGAAAATATGGATGAGAGGTTGCTGGATGCAATTTGTGAGCGGCTGAAACCATGTCTGTACACGGAGAGTACCTATATAGTCCGAGAAGGAGATCCAGTTGATGAGATGCTATTCATAATACGTGGCCGCCTGGAGAGTGTCACCACTGATGGAGGGAGAAGCGGTTTTTTCAACCGCAGTTTACTGAAAGAAGGGGATTTCTGTGGTGAGGAACTTTTAACTTGGGCACTGGACCCAAAATCTGGTGTAAACTTGCCGTCATCTACTCGGACAGGGAAAGCTTTGACAGAGGTGGAAGCTTTTGCTCTAACAGCTGATGAGCTAAAATTTGTTGCCTCTCAATTCAGGCGGCTTCACAGTAGACAGGTTCAGCACACATTTCGCTTCTACTCACAGCAATGGAGGACTTGGGCTGCTTGTTTTATTCAAGCTGCTTGGCGGAGATACACCAAAAGGAAGATATTGGAACTTCGACGGAAGGAAGAAGAAGCAGAAGAGATGGCCAACAGCAATGCTAGTAGTGGTTCATATAGCCTTGGCGCAACCTTCCTAGCTTCTAGGTTTGCAGCTAATGCTCTTCGTGGTGTCCACCGAAATCGAAATCTGAAGAGTGCCAGAGAACTGGTAAAGCTACAAAAACCCTCAGAACCTGATTTCACAGCCGAAGCAGATTAA
- the LOC108219445 gene encoding purine permease 3: protein MDIPITNNRIDCNENRMSKSMKRLLLVLNCVMLGVGNCGGPQVQRLYFVKGGKRVWLTSCLETAGWPFLFFPIIVSYLYRRSQGVPGTRLVSIRRALIVPCAIIGVLTGADDYMYSYGVARLPISTSALIIATQLAFTAAFAFLLVKQKFTSFTVNAVFLLCMGAVVLAFHTSSDRPAGESDKEYILGFVMTLGAAALYGFILPAIELMCKKAKQRLNYSLVMEMQVVMSFFATVVCAIGMVVNHDFAAIPREAREFELGKTMYYSVLVLDTILWQLFFLGATGVIFCASSLLSGIIIATLLPLTETLAVLFFHDKFKVEKAISLTLSLWGFLSYFYGELQHTKNQKEALNLEPSP, encoded by the exons ATGGACATCCCAATTACAAACAACAGAATAGACTGTAATGAGAACAGAATGAGCAAATCCATGAAGAGACTCCTCCTGGTCCTGAATTGCGTAATGCTAGGAGTGGGCAATTGCGGTGGTCCTCAAGTGCAGCGGCTCTACTTTGTCAAAGGTGGGAAGCGAGTTTGGTTGACAAGCTGTCTCGAAACAGCAGGCTGGCCTTTTCTCTTTTTCCCAATCATCGTCTCGTATCTGTATCGTCGAAGCCAGGGAGTCCCCGGGACTAGACTCGTATCCATTAGACGTGCTCTCATCGTTCCCTGTGCTATTATAGGCGTTCTCACGGGGGCTGATGATTATATGTATTCCTATGGCGTGGCTCGCCTTCCTATTTCCACCTCTGCTCTTATAATTGCTACGCAGTTGGCGTTCACTGCTGCATTTGCATTTCTGCTGGTTAAGCAGAAATTCACCAGCTTTACGGTGAATGCTGTGTTTTTGTTATGTATGGGAGCTGTGGTTCTTGCGTTTCATACGAGCTCTGATCGTCCTGCTGGAGAGTCGGACAAGGAATACATTTTAGGCTTCGTTATGACTCTTGGAGCCGCTGCATTGTATGGATTTATACTACCAGCAATTGAGTTAATGTGCAAGAAGGCGAAACAACGCCTAAATTATTCCCTAGTCATGGAGATGCAGGTGGTTATGTCATTTTTTGCTACCGTGGTTTGTGCAATAGGCATGGTTGTTAATCATGACTTCGCG GCAATTCCTAGAGAAGCAAGGGAGTTCGAGCTTGGAAAAACAATGTATTATTCAGTTTTAGTCCTTGACACAATCCTCTGGCAGTTGTTCTTCCTAGGCGCGACAGGAGTCATTTTCTGCGCCTcttctttgctttctggaaTTATAATTGCGACGCTACTGCCACTGACAGAGACCTTGGCAGTCTTGTTCTTCCATGACAAGTTCAAAGTTGAGAAGGCAATTTCTCTGACCCTATCTCTCTGGGGTTTCTTGTCCTACTTCTACGGAGAGCTTCAACATACTAAGAACCAGAAGGAAGCTCTGAATCTTGAACCGTCACCATAA